A window of the Pseudoalteromonas sp. A25 genome harbors these coding sequences:
- a CDS encoding methyl-accepting chemotaxis protein → MLSGLTLRIKIILFAAAIFLSLLLVAILGLQALRHASESDNIARINQLMKSTVNIVEQFEAYVQTGALNEEEAKKLATQMLRENKYHDSEYVYVVDEKLNFVATPHDPQLHGTSFNDFKDSKGSSIGRMVERLVGNKTNQIITYEWDSVRDGEVVDLTSVVQKTPEFGWYVGTGISAKEVDERYWNTARWLLSLSLLIAVALTFALAKFGLGLSNKLGGELDEVLSIVKQVSRGNLSSSINTTHAKEDSIIAAMSYMQKGLQGVVGGIAGVSDALKSQSNDGEQRSNELEQLTRSLSSETQMVASAITELTASAQTVVEHADQTANSVQEAEKQGQNADKLTTEAAKTIALLEKQIDSAGNNIQTLDEEVNNIANVLSVIQSIAEQTNLLALNAAIEAARAGEQGRGFAVVADEVRQLAQRTQTSTEEIHTMIGKLQSATQEAKSSVTVSIHTSEKTVTMSKEAGEELRKVANSLSEISQMSHQIAHAAKEQLEAGEDTARRVVTISDTASQTANVSEQAHHATDSIKDLTVKLETEIAKFSC, encoded by the coding sequence GTGCTATCAGGTTTAACTTTAAGAATAAAAATAATACTTTTCGCCGCGGCTATTTTCCTCTCACTTTTACTGGTCGCTATCTTAGGATTACAAGCATTACGACATGCTAGTGAATCTGACAATATTGCACGTATCAATCAATTGATGAAGAGTACCGTTAATATTGTCGAACAGTTCGAAGCCTATGTGCAAACTGGCGCTCTTAATGAAGAGGAAGCTAAGAAACTGGCTACCCAAATGCTCAGAGAAAATAAGTATCATGACTCTGAGTACGTATATGTTGTTGATGAAAAACTTAATTTTGTAGCAACGCCACATGATCCACAACTTCATGGCACCAGCTTTAATGACTTTAAGGACTCCAAAGGGAGCAGCATAGGTCGCATGGTGGAGCGCTTGGTTGGCAATAAAACAAACCAAATCATCACCTACGAATGGGACTCGGTGCGTGATGGTGAGGTTGTTGATTTAACCTCTGTCGTACAAAAAACGCCTGAGTTCGGCTGGTACGTCGGCACAGGGATCAGCGCCAAGGAGGTCGATGAACGCTACTGGAACACCGCTCGCTGGTTGTTGAGCTTGTCATTACTCATCGCAGTTGCTTTAACCTTTGCATTAGCGAAATTTGGCTTAGGCTTGTCTAACAAGCTCGGTGGAGAGTTGGACGAAGTACTGTCAATTGTAAAACAAGTATCCCGCGGCAACTTAAGCTCCTCCATTAATACCACCCATGCCAAAGAAGATAGCATCATAGCAGCAATGAGCTACATGCAAAAAGGCTTGCAAGGAGTAGTTGGTGGCATTGCAGGGGTTAGCGATGCGCTTAAATCTCAAAGCAACGATGGTGAGCAGCGCTCCAATGAACTTGAGCAACTAACCCGCAGTTTAAGTAGCGAGACACAGATGGTTGCCTCAGCCATTACTGAATTAACAGCCTCAGCGCAAACAGTCGTGGAACATGCAGATCAAACCGCTAACTCCGTGCAGGAAGCCGAGAAACAAGGCCAAAATGCCGATAAGCTGACAACCGAGGCAGCAAAAACCATCGCTTTATTAGAGAAACAAATTGACAGCGCTGGTAATAACATTCAAACCCTTGATGAAGAAGTAAATAATATTGCTAACGTACTGAGTGTTATTCAAAGCATTGCTGAACAAACCAACTTACTGGCGCTCAATGCAGCTATTGAAGCCGCCCGCGCAGGCGAGCAAGGTCGCGGCTTTGCCGTGGTTGCTGATGAAGTGCGCCAACTTGCACAACGTACGCAAACCAGTACCGAAGAAATTCATACCATGATTGGTAAGCTGCAATCTGCCACACAAGAAGCGAAGTCATCAGTAACCGTTTCTATTCATACTAGTGAAAAAACCGTTACGATGTCTAAAGAGGCTGGCGAGGAGCTGCGTAAAGTAGCCAATTCATTGAGTGAAATATCGCAAATGAGTCACCAGATAGCCCATGCTGCCAAAGAGCAGTTAGAAGCAGGTGAAGATACCGCCCGTCGTGTAGTAACAATTTCAGATACCGCATCTCAAACCGCTAATGTATCTGAGCAAGCCCACCATGCCACGGATAGCATTAAGGACTTAACGGTTAAATTAGAAACAGAAATAGCCAAATTTAGCTGCTGA
- a CDS encoding response regulator transcription factor, whose product MANKKRILLVEDDKRLSHMISHVLRHEGYLVTCAFDGQVALEKVNSELYDVILLDMMLPRLNGISVLEQILPEYTGVIIMMTASNDECLEADALALGVHDFITKPIRPHILVAKVKALSRLAGQAPTCRKSVFQIQDLTLNTSNRSFYLDDTPVELTEAEFSLMYYLMSHPGEILDRASIISAVRGIEYDGHDRSIDMRLSSLRKKMNDNVPPYKYIKTVRGVGYVLRE is encoded by the coding sequence ATGGCAAATAAAAAGCGCATTTTATTGGTCGAAGATGACAAACGTTTGAGTCATATGATCTCACATGTGCTGCGACATGAAGGTTACTTGGTCACTTGTGCATTTGATGGACAAGTGGCGTTAGAAAAAGTAAATAGTGAACTTTATGATGTCATTTTACTCGATATGATGCTGCCAAGGCTCAATGGTATTAGTGTGTTGGAGCAAATACTCCCAGAATACACGGGGGTTATCATTATGATGACTGCAAGCAATGATGAGTGTCTAGAAGCCGACGCGCTTGCGCTAGGTGTTCACGATTTTATTACTAAACCAATCAGGCCCCACATATTGGTCGCAAAAGTAAAAGCGCTTAGCCGCCTTGCCGGTCAAGCACCGACATGCAGAAAGTCAGTATTTCAAATTCAAGATTTAACCCTTAATACCAGCAATCGTAGTTTTTATTTAGATGATACGCCTGTAGAGCTGACTGAGGCTGAGTTTAGCTTGATGTATTACTTGATGTCACATCCTGGGGAAATCTTAGACAGAGCCAGTATCATCTCTGCTGTTAGAGGCATAGAATACGATGGACATGACCGTTCTATTGATATGAGACTCTCTTCCTTACGCAAAAAAATGAATGATAATGTCCCTCCCTACAAGTATATAAAGACGGTTAGGGGAGTGGGGTATGTACTACGCGAGTAA
- a CDS encoding thioester reductase domain-containing protein: MNNNAAFLPDNYLLTGASGVLGGRILTELLATTNAKVYCMSREQDLENARRRVLEMVELYDPQGTVTDQLSRVSVIYGDIGKDLLGLSNDDYATLVSQVKVVIHCAAKLSLIAEYPSLREENVVGTERIAKLCMQANIPLLYTSSFSVIGSKLYETGFVLKENQVDYGQHFKDMGYEQTKFESEVLLNDLAKQGLQMAIVRPGNIWGDSQNGRYPLTGTTVKGIYYEMIRALVETGYTFHSTDDFDVTPVDYVAKASLEVVKNIGTVSGQTFNLVNPNPPTYNEIIDLLRAYGYEVRNVPCDDYFQALHEDRMLLNGKPYHSSFTDILALVSDDDNLSEQAKYETSGIQALLEGTGVSCPKLDAKLMSTLLDHCVAAGLIKAPAQQHPIAEISEEITAKVFMEHLYDA, encoded by the coding sequence ATGAACAATAACGCAGCGTTTTTACCAGATAATTACTTATTAACTGGTGCATCAGGCGTATTGGGCGGACGTATTTTAACTGAGTTGCTTGCAACCACTAATGCTAAAGTATATTGCATGTCTCGTGAGCAAGACTTAGAGAATGCACGTCGTAGAGTATTAGAAATGGTTGAGCTGTATGATCCTCAAGGCACAGTGACTGACCAATTATCACGTGTCAGTGTTATTTATGGTGATATCGGCAAAGACCTATTAGGCCTAAGTAATGACGATTACGCGACTTTGGTATCACAAGTAAAAGTTGTGATCCACTGTGCGGCTAAGTTGTCTTTAATTGCTGAATATCCTTCTTTGCGCGAAGAAAATGTGGTGGGTACAGAGCGTATTGCCAAGCTATGTATGCAAGCGAATATTCCTCTACTTTATACTTCAAGCTTTTCTGTTATTGGCTCAAAGCTGTATGAAACGGGTTTTGTGCTAAAAGAAAACCAAGTTGATTATGGTCAGCACTTTAAAGACATGGGCTATGAGCAAACTAAATTTGAAAGTGAAGTATTACTGAATGATTTGGCAAAGCAAGGCCTGCAAATGGCCATTGTACGCCCTGGTAACATTTGGGGTGACAGTCAAAATGGTCGTTATCCATTAACCGGTACCACAGTTAAAGGTATCTACTATGAGATGATAAGGGCGCTAGTTGAGACGGGTTATACCTTCCACTCAACCGATGACTTTGATGTCACGCCAGTAGATTATGTGGCTAAAGCGTCTTTAGAAGTTGTAAAGAACATCGGTACTGTAAGTGGTCAAACATTCAACTTGGTAAATCCAAACCCACCTACTTACAACGAGATTATCGACTTGCTACGTGCTTATGGCTACGAAGTGCGTAATGTGCCTTGTGATGATTACTTCCAAGCGCTACACGAAGACCGCATGTTGTTAAATGGTAAGCCTTATCACTCAAGCTTTACTGATATTTTGGCATTGGTCAGTGATGATGATAATTTATCTGAGCAAGCAAAGTATGAAACATCAGGTATACAAGCTTTGTTGGAAGGGACTGGCGTAAGCTGCCCTAAACTGGACGCTAAATTAATGTCAACCTTGTTAGATCACTGTGTGGCTGCAGGGTTAATTAAAGCACCAGCGCAACAGCACCCGATAGCAGAGATCAGCGAAGAGATCACAGCTAAGGTGTTTATGGAACATTTATACGACGCTTAA
- a CDS encoding SDR family NAD(P)-dependent oxidoreductase → MIQQIAVVTGAAGGFGAAICRALLASNYTVAAVDLNEDKLASLKHWLDGDERLLTFVMDVTDVDSVQAVYDQLAQRENSTITVLVNNAGILHKAFCLKKDSLAAAQQTFDVNLTGAFNCTTIFSQAMVRQKYGRIINIGSVAGIWGSGGSAAYAASKAGLIKASESWAQELGPMNICVTCVAPGICKTQMFNQFLEKESIPDAEEAKFARRTVPIGRFGTAEDVAEVVQFLATCKTNYLNSAVITVDGGMRVGAM, encoded by the coding sequence ATGATACAACAAATAGCAGTTGTTACAGGTGCTGCTGGTGGGTTTGGTGCGGCGATATGCCGCGCCTTACTCGCGTCAAATTATACGGTAGCGGCTGTAGATTTGAATGAAGACAAATTGGCGTCACTTAAGCATTGGTTAGACGGTGATGAGCGCTTACTGACGTTTGTTATGGATGTGACCGATGTGGATAGCGTGCAAGCGGTTTATGATCAATTAGCGCAGCGTGAGAACAGCACAATTACAGTGCTGGTTAACAATGCCGGGATATTGCATAAGGCGTTTTGTCTTAAAAAGGACTCTTTGGCCGCAGCGCAGCAAACATTTGATGTAAACCTCACTGGCGCATTTAATTGCACCACCATTTTTAGCCAAGCCATGGTGAGGCAAAAGTATGGTCGGATCATCAATATAGGCTCGGTAGCCGGTATTTGGGGCTCTGGTGGCAGTGCCGCCTACGCTGCATCTAAAGCGGGTTTGATTAAAGCATCAGAGTCGTGGGCTCAGGAGCTGGGGCCGATGAATATTTGTGTCACTTGTGTGGCACCAGGTATTTGTAAAACTCAGATGTTTAATCAATTTCTTGAAAAAGAAAGCATCCCTGATGCTGAAGAAGCCAAGTTTGCACGCCGTACAGTACCCATCGGGCGCTTTGGAACGGCTGAAGATGTCGCTGAAGTCGTGCAGTTTTTAGCAACTTGTAAAACTAACTATCTCAATTCGGCCGTGATCACCGTGGATGGTGGCATGCGAGTTGGGGCCATGTAA
- a CDS encoding cyclic peptide export ABC transporter: MGILLGVISMHVLQIINDALTSGVETIEYSAQQFFITIGVLLGLGVLNEFVKIRLVVNASRDIHSRLVDKVLDSSYEKVESIGLPKVNATLSKDVDTAIKFFQVLPQMVANVSIIVCAIAYMAYLSLTALMYVFALIAFAGLSFTVIILLSRKYLQNIRECADTLMEHYEAIVKGKKELSLDSKRQRYVRTDIRGTLDQLRKNNRGALTLFGMLEHWGQFILFAILGVILYYLGMTLGLEKTVVVGYILTLLFILEPIEQVTQASTDLMEAKVAFKKIESLELSDDMVDETQEVAALGSNLNLKLSNITYQYAAQVESEKGFKIGPIDCEFKAGEATFIIGGNGSGKSTLFKMLAGLYNPTEGSIAYGDIPVDDNNMPSYRECVSLIAADFWVFKHIMVNESAEDAQLLQQLVSLLKLDKAVEIIEGKWSKTTLSQGQRKRLALIQSYIEHKPIVLLDEWAADQDPVFKKVFYEEIVPSLKAQGKVVIIVSHDDNYYHTADRLMELRDGQLILHKNNKPAEITQNNQFFKILDNCKE, encoded by the coding sequence ATGGGGATTTTATTAGGTGTCATTAGTATGCATGTATTGCAGATCATTAATGATGCGCTTACCTCTGGTGTTGAGACTATTGAATACTCGGCGCAACAGTTTTTTATTACGATTGGCGTCTTACTCGGTCTTGGTGTACTCAATGAGTTTGTTAAAATTCGCCTAGTGGTGAATGCGAGTCGAGATATACACAGCCGCTTAGTTGATAAGGTTTTAGACTCATCTTATGAAAAAGTAGAGAGTATTGGCTTACCTAAAGTGAATGCCACACTTAGTAAAGATGTTGATACGGCGATTAAGTTCTTCCAAGTGTTACCGCAGATGGTTGCCAATGTGTCGATCATTGTTTGTGCGATTGCTTACATGGCGTATCTATCTTTAACAGCGCTGATGTATGTGTTTGCCTTGATTGCATTTGCGGGGCTGAGTTTTACGGTGATCATTTTGCTATCGCGTAAATATTTACAGAATATTCGTGAGTGTGCAGATACGCTCATGGAACACTATGAAGCGATTGTAAAAGGAAAAAAAGAACTCTCTTTAGATTCAAAACGTCAGCGCTACGTGAGAACCGATATTCGCGGCACTTTAGATCAGCTAAGAAAAAACAACCGAGGTGCATTGACCTTATTTGGCATGCTAGAGCATTGGGGACAATTTATCTTGTTTGCCATTTTAGGTGTGATTTTATATTACCTAGGGATGACGTTGGGGCTAGAAAAAACGGTTGTGGTGGGTTATATCCTAACGCTGTTGTTTATTCTTGAACCTATTGAGCAGGTGACACAGGCTTCTACGGATCTTATGGAAGCCAAAGTGGCATTTAAAAAAATAGAAAGCCTAGAGCTGTCGGATGACATGGTTGATGAGACGCAAGAAGTTGCTGCTTTGGGGAGTAATCTTAATTTAAAACTCAGTAATATTACCTACCAGTATGCAGCGCAAGTGGAGTCTGAAAAAGGCTTTAAAATTGGCCCAATTGATTGTGAGTTTAAAGCGGGCGAAGCTACATTTATTATTGGCGGTAACGGCAGCGGTAAATCGACCTTATTCAAAATGTTAGCTGGATTGTACAACCCTACTGAGGGTTCGATAGCGTACGGCGATATTCCTGTAGATGACAATAATATGCCAAGTTATCGAGAGTGTGTGAGCCTAATTGCCGCTGATTTTTGGGTATTTAAACACATCATGGTTAACGAGTCAGCAGAAGATGCGCAGTTACTTCAGCAACTGGTATCGTTGCTAAAACTCGACAAAGCGGTGGAAATTATTGAGGGTAAATGGAGTAAAACAACCCTGTCACAAGGCCAAAGAAAACGTTTAGCGTTGATCCAATCTTATATCGAACACAAACCCATTGTTTTGTTAGATGAATGGGCTGCAGATCAAGACCCTGTATTTAAAAAAGTATTTTATGAAGAAATCGTGCCTTCTTTAAAAGCGCAGGGTAAAGTAGTGATTATCGTATCTCATGATGATAACTACTATCACACGGCAGACCGTTTAATGGAGTTAAGGGATGGGCAGCTGATACTGCACAAAAACAATAAGCCCGCAGAAATTACACAGAATAATCAATTTTTTAAAATACTAGATAATTGCAAGGAGTAG
- a CDS encoding amidohydrolase, with protein sequence MSDKLKISLLQLDLVWQDAGANRAAIEQHLKTVSDRDLIVLPEMFSTGFDMKPAGLAETMDGETVSWLKSLAAQQDAVVCGSMMMQVGNEYVNRFLWVTPQGEVSHYDKRHLFKFAGEDEQYSAGTERAIFQLGQWRIAPFICFDLRFPVWSRNLDCQYDVALYVANWPKVRAPQWKSLIPARAIENQSYVVALNRVGVDGNDIAYSGDSMVVDPLGETLLYGAQQEVVLNIELDLNELKDVRSRFPFLQEADGFTFA encoded by the coding sequence ATGAGCGATAAACTAAAAATAAGCCTGTTACAGCTAGACTTGGTTTGGCAAGATGCTGGCGCAAACCGTGCCGCAATTGAGCAGCACTTAAAAACAGTATCTGATAGAGATTTAATCGTTTTACCAGAGATGTTTTCAACCGGGTTTGATATGAAGCCTGCAGGCTTGGCCGAAACAATGGATGGCGAAACTGTTAGCTGGCTGAAATCTCTAGCGGCACAACAAGATGCCGTTGTATGTGGCAGCATGATGATGCAAGTGGGTAATGAGTACGTAAACCGCTTTTTGTGGGTAACACCACAAGGAGAGGTTTCTCATTATGACAAACGTCATCTATTTAAATTTGCTGGTGAAGACGAGCAATATAGTGCGGGTACTGAGCGTGCTATTTTCCAACTTGGCCAGTGGCGTATTGCACCATTTATTTGTTTTGACTTACGTTTTCCTGTTTGGTCTCGCAACTTAGATTGTCAGTACGATGTGGCATTGTACGTAGCGAACTGGCCGAAGGTACGTGCACCGCAGTGGAAGAGCTTGATACCTGCACGTGCAATTGAAAACCAAAGTTATGTTGTCGCGCTGAACCGCGTGGGGGTGGATGGTAACGATATCGCTTATAGTGGCGACTCTATGGTTGTCGATCCGCTTGGAGAGACGCTGCTATATGGTGCTCAACAGGAAGTGGTGTTGAACATTGAGCTTGATTTAAATGAGCTTAAAGATGTGAGAAGCCGTTTTCCATTCTTGCAAGAGGCAGATGGATTTACCTTTGCTTAA
- a CDS encoding sensor histidine kinase — translation MYYASNQMFKRLFFYSAAAFICSIFIAVILLDTNYVDIRVQEEKPILEGIYSVINKQAQEGLISEDVLNYWSGQFGYKLDVLSAEQAMALDVDLSVLAAQGSVVELISGWTQDRVTAYYQHGEQVLKMSKMHIDKQAYLLYWQSLLVTILTVLALFVYCYVHMHKKYLKRLLKAYQAYGQGKLSLRVPTEMPAPYSVLASHFNTMAEKIESLLEEHQHMLNGISHDLKTPLARLRFALDMTRSCNSAEEYRETIQFMDEDLDALDELLDDWFLYVGLNAARTEPKIKSCLLDSIVNKVVSRSVPAYSKVNALNHIQPDILVNADSKLLTRAIENLVNNACKFASSTIRVSTRTTSKYVCIDVEDDGAGIPEDKRTAVLKPFLRLDSSRNVPGIGLGLSIVASILNSHNGKLEICDSSLGGAKITLMLPISSQDSNATCTAN, via the coding sequence ATGTACTACGCGAGTAACCAAATGTTTAAACGTTTATTTTTCTATTCTGCCGCTGCTTTTATTTGTAGTATTTTCATCGCCGTTATCTTACTTGATACCAATTATGTTGATATACGTGTTCAAGAAGAAAAGCCAATCTTGGAAGGTATCTATTCTGTTATCAACAAGCAAGCGCAAGAAGGCCTTATCAGTGAAGATGTGTTGAACTACTGGTCAGGTCAATTTGGCTATAAGCTTGATGTGCTGAGCGCTGAGCAAGCAATGGCTCTAGATGTGGATTTATCAGTTTTAGCCGCACAAGGAAGTGTTGTAGAGTTAATAAGTGGTTGGACGCAAGATAGAGTGACTGCTTACTATCAGCATGGCGAGCAAGTGTTAAAAATGTCTAAAATGCACATAGATAAGCAAGCTTACTTGCTGTATTGGCAATCATTATTGGTGACAATTTTAACGGTTTTGGCACTGTTTGTTTATTGCTATGTACACATGCACAAAAAGTACCTTAAAAGATTGCTCAAGGCCTATCAAGCCTATGGTCAAGGTAAACTGTCTTTGCGTGTGCCCACTGAAATGCCAGCGCCTTACAGCGTGCTTGCTAGTCACTTTAATACCATGGCAGAAAAAATAGAAAGTTTATTAGAAGAGCATCAACATATGCTTAATGGTATTTCTCATGATTTAAAAACCCCGCTTGCACGATTGCGCTTTGCGCTAGATATGACTCGCAGTTGTAATAGTGCTGAAGAGTATCGTGAGACTATTCAATTTATGGATGAAGATTTAGATGCATTGGACGAATTACTTGATGACTGGTTTTTATATGTAGGTTTAAATGCCGCACGCACAGAGCCAAAGATAAAATCGTGTTTATTAGATAGTATTGTCAATAAAGTAGTCAGTCGCAGCGTACCAGCTTATTCAAAGGTTAATGCGCTTAACCATATACAGCCTGACATTTTAGTTAATGCCGATAGCAAACTGTTGACGCGCGCCATTGAAAATTTAGTAAACAATGCCTGTAAGTTTGCATCTAGCACCATACGCGTGAGCACTCGCACTACGAGCAAATATGTTTGTATAGATGTTGAAGATGATGGGGCTGGTATACCAGAGGATAAGCGCACAGCAGTGTTAAAACCATTCTTACGATTAGACAGTAGTCGTAATGTGCCCGGTATTGGGCTTGGCTTATCGATTGTGGCAAGTATTTTAAATAGTCACAATGGTAAACTAGAGATCTGTGACTCCTCATTGGGTGGCGCTAAAATAACCTTAATGTTGCCAATCAGCAGTCAAGATAGCAACGCCACATGTACCGCCAATTGA